The genomic stretch CTCTCGACCTGCGGTGGTCCCGCCGTGCGCTCCGCACTGCGGTGCGCGATATCGGTCCCGAGCTGCTGCATGTGGTGGGTGATCCATGGTCGCCGACGGCCGAGGCAGGCGCCGCGGCGGCGCGACAACTGAAGATCCCATACGTCGTCGTGGGAGTCTCGTCGATCGGCAAGCCCCGGGCGCTCGCATCGCGCTGGCAGGCCGACCGCGTCCGGGACGGGGCGGCGGCGCTGGCCGGCACCGTCCGCCCTGCGTTGGACCATCTGATGGAGGGTGGGATCGCCAGCGTTCCCACCGCGGTGATACCGCCCGGCGGCCTCCAGATTCCCGCTCCCTGGGAGCCGCGGCCGGATCCGCACCCGGTGGTGTTCTCGGTGGTCGGGCGGCTGGTGCCGGAACGCGGCGTCGACCTCGTCCTTGATGCCCTCAACGGCAATGTCGGCGAATGGCGCCTGCGCGTTGCGGGGACGGGACCGATCCACGAGTCACTGGAGCAGCAAGCGCAGCGGCTCGGGCTCTCATCGCGGATCGAATGGCTTGGCGCCGTGCCGCGCGACGACCTCGCGGCGATCTGGGCGTCGACCGATGTGGTCCTGGCGCCGTCACGCTCGACGCCGGACTGGGTTGAACCGAGCGGCCAAACCGTGATGAACGCGATGGCTCACGGCGTGGCCCCGGTGGTGAGTCGCTGTGGCGCCCTTCCCGACGTGGTGGCCGATGGAGGGATGATTGTCGAGGAGAATGATCTCCAGGCGCTGACCCGGGCGATCCAGGCATTCGTGGCGGAGCCGTGGCGCTGCAGGGCGGTCGGTACCGCGGCACGGCAGCGTGTGCTCGAGCAATACACCGACAGCGCCGTGGCCGATCGGATGCTTCAGCTGTGGCGGCGGGCGCTCATGCCCAAGGGGTAAACGACCGGCCGCTCAGACCTTGTGATATTCGCGATACCACTCGACAAATCGCGCCACGCCGACTTCGATCGGCGTCCCCGGGTGGAAGCCGCAATCGCGGACGAGATCGGAGACGTCGGCGCAGGTGGCCGGCACGTCGCCGGGCTGCATCGGCAGGAAACGTTTCTCCGCAGTCTTGCCCAGCGAGCGTTCCAGCGCGCCGATGAAATCCATCAGTTCAGCCGGTTCGTTGTTGCCGATGTTGTACAGCTGATACGGCGCGGAGCTCGTCGCCGGATCGGGATCATCACCTGACCAGTCGGGATCAGGACGCGCCACACGATCGGACGCCCGGATGACCCCTTCGACGATATCGTCGATGTAGGTGAAGTCGCGGCGCATCTTCCCGTGATTGAAGACGTCGATCGGCCGCCCCTCCAGTATTGCCCGTGTGAAGAGAAAGAGCGCCATGTCGGGGCGCCCCCATGGTCCGTACACGGTGAAGAAGCGCAGGCCGGTGACCGGAAGACGATAGAG from Gemmatimonadales bacterium encodes the following:
- a CDS encoding glycosyltransferase family 4 protein; translated protein: MRVLILSPYSTPPAILRSLGTSGVEVIVAEPSSRPSELDQSQLVRIATRGDLDNPLDLRWSRRALRTAVRDIGPELLHVVGDPWSPTAEAGAAAARQLKIPYVVVGVSSIGKPRALASRWQADRVRDGAAALAGTVRPALDHLMEGGIASVPTAVIPPGGLQIPAPWEPRPDPHPVVFSVVGRLVPERGVDLVLDALNGNVGEWRLRVAGTGPIHESLEQQAQRLGLSSRIEWLGAVPRDDLAAIWASTDVVLAPSRSTPDWVEPSGQTVMNAMAHGVAPVVSRCGALPDVVADGGMIVEENDLQALTRAIQAFVAEPWRCRAVGTAARQRVLEQYTDSAVADRMLQLWRRALMPKG
- a CDS encoding NAD-dependent epimerase encodes the protein MKHLVTGAAGFIGYHVSERLLARGDEVVGLDNLSPYYDPALKQTRLDRLAQHAAFRFVKADIADREAVESLFTAERFPRVIHLAAQAGVRYSVTHPHSYIASNVVGFLHVIEGCRHHGAEHLTYASTSSVYGMNTNMPFSVHQNVDHPVSLYAATKKANELMAHSYAHLYRLPVTGLRFFTVYGPWGRPDMALFLFTRAILEGRPIDVFNHGKMRRDFTYIDDIVEGVIRASDRVARPDPDWSGDDPDPATSSAPYQLYNIGNNEPAELMDFIGALERSLGKTAEKRFLPMQPGDVPATCADVSDLVRDCGFHPGTPIEVGVARFVEWYREYHKV